In Marmota flaviventris isolate mMarFla1 chromosome 15, mMarFla1.hap1, whole genome shotgun sequence, a single window of DNA contains:
- the LOC114102939 gene encoding testis-specific serine/threonine-protein kinase 5-like translates to MKGSGRLRLDHRTFIEQVRECMDNGYLLSSKRIGSGAFSKVYLAYATQERMQHNPKLSSDLRGKHHTMVAIKIVSMAEAPVEFSQKFLPREISSLNATYKHQNVVQLYETYQNSQRFYLVLELAARGDLLEHINAVSDYRHCPGLEEEEARRLFWQLVSAVAHCHNAGIVHRDLKCENILLDDQGFLKLTDFGFANHSSLKNSLLSTFCGSVAYTAPEILMSKKYNGEQADLWSLGIILYAMVTGKLPFKESQPHRMLHLMRRGPIFQPGLSPECRDLIRGLLHLRPRARLDLQQVAAHGWMLPAVHTLFRSVVEKLAGSQLLAPQEDAEHGADSTYPRRQQQQHTWEESALGLALRQEAGSAGLGLRCTKAGSQSLSLCSTYAVRNIPGHYMIN, encoded by the exons ATGAAGGGCAGTGGTAGGCTCAGGTTGGACCACAGAACCTTCATAGAACAGGTGCGAGAATGCATGGACAATGGCTACTTGCTCTCCTCCAAGAGGATTGGCTCTGGAGCATTCTCCAAGGTCTACCTGGCCTATGCCACACAGGAGCGCATGCAGCACAACCCCAAGCTGTCCTCTGACTTGCGGGGCAAGCACCACACCATG GTAGCTATCAAGATCGTCTCCATGGCTGAGGCCCCTGTGGAATTCTCTCAAAAGTTCCTGCCCCGTGAGATCTCATCACTCAATGCTACCTATAAGCACCAGAACGTG GTACAGCTGTATGAGACCTATCAGAACAGTCAGCGCTTCTACCTGGTGCTGGAGTTGGCTGCCCGAGGTGACCTGCTGGAACATATCAATGCTGTGTCAGACTACCGACACTGCCCAgggctggaggaagaggaagccCGAAGGCTATTCTGGCAGTTGGTCAGCGCTGTAGCCCATTGCCACAACGCTGGCATTGTGCACCG GGACCTGAAATGTGAGAACATACTCCTGGATGACCAGGGCTTCTTAAAGCTGACAG ATTTTGGCTTTGCTAACCACTCAAGCCTCAAGAATTCACTGCTGAGCACCTTCTGTGGCTCTGTGGCCTACACAGCCCCAGAGATCCTCATGAGCAAGAAGTACAATGGCGAACAGGCCGACCTATGGAGCCT AGGTATCATCCTCTACGCCATGGTGACTGGGAAGCTGCCATTCAAAGAGAGCCAGCCTCACCGCATGCTGCACCTCATGCGCCGTGGACCTATCTTCCAGCCTGGCCTGTCTCCAG AGTGCCGGGACCTTATCCGGGGACTGCTCCATCTGCGCCCACGTGCACGCCTGGATCTGCAGCAGGTAGCTGCACACGGCTGGATGCTTCCTGCTGTGCACACACTCTTCCGCTCGGTAGTGG AGAAGCTAGCGGGTTCACAGCTCCTAGCGCCCCAGGAGGATGCAGAGCATGGTGCAGACTCAACCTACCCAAGGCGGCAACAGCAGCAGCACACCTGGGAGGAGAGCGCCTTGGGCCTGGCGCTCAGACAAGAAGCAGgttctgcagggctggggctccGGTGCACCAAAGCAGGGAGCCAGTCACTGTCTCTATGCTCTACCTATGCTGTCAGGAACATTCCTGGGCACTACATGATCAActga
- the Hgh1 gene encoding protein HGH1 homolog yields the protein MREGRASPGASSGNVRGRWEAGPEAEAAKLLPFLAPGARADLQAAAVQHVLALTGAESGRQLLAGQQALLQALSELAAAPAPAPARDAARALVNLAADPSLHEPLLAADPGLPARLLGRALDPQWPWAEEAAATLANLSREPAPCAALMAALAAVEPGQSSLERLVCALCTRGYNAHAPLHYLGPLLSNLSQRPAARAFLLDPDRCVVQRLLPLIQRSDSSVRRGGVVGTLRNCCFEHRHHEWLLGPEVDILPFLLLPLAGPEDFSEEEMNRLPVDLQYLPPEKQREPDADIRKMLIEAIMLLTATAPGRQQVRDQGTYLILRELHSWEPEPDVRLACEKLIQVLIGDEPECGMENLLEVQVPEDVERQLQQLDREQQQLAQESRVEGTAPT from the exons ATGCGGGAGGGCAGAGCCAGCCCAGGTGCGTCCAGCGGCAACGTGCGGGGAAGGTGGGAGGCCGGCCCCGAAGCCGAGGCGGCGAAGCTGCTGCCCTTCCTGGCGCCTGGCGCGCGGGCGGACCTGCAGGCCGCAGCAGTGCAGCACGTGCTGGCGCTGACCGGCGCGGAGTCGGGCCGCCAGCTGCTGGCTGGGCAGCAGGCGCTGCTGCAGGCGCTGAGTGAGCTGGCGGCGGCTCCGGCCCCTGCCCCAGCCCGCGACGCCGCCCGCGCGCTTGTGAACTTGGCTGCTGACCCCAGCCTGCACGAGCCGCTTCTGGCCGCCGACCCCGGGCTGCCGGCTCGTCTGTTGGGTCGTGCGTTGGACCCACAGTGGCCCTGGGCGGAAGAGGCGGCTGCCACGCTAGCCAACCTCAGTCGCGAGCCTGCGCCGTGTGCCGCGCTGATGGCGGCACTGGCAGCAGTCGAGCCAGGGCAGTCGAGCTTGGAGCGGTTGGTGTGTGCACTCTGCACGCGCGGCTACAACGCGCACGCGCCCCTACATTACCTGGGGCCGTTGCTCTCCAACCTTAGCCAGCGGCCTGCCGCACGTGCCTTCCTGCTGGACCCTGACAG GTGCGTGGTCCAGCGGCTGCTGCCCCTTATCCAGCGTTCAGACTCCTCAGTGCGCAGGGGAGGGGTGGTAGGGACTCTGCGGAATTGCTGCTTTGAGCACC GACACCATGAGTGGTTGCTTGGGCCTGAAGTCGACATTCTTCCCTTCTTGCTACTGCCTCTGGCTGGGCCTGAGGATTTCTCGGAGGAAGAGATGAACC GGTTGCCTGTTGACCTGCAGTACCTCCCGCCAGAGAAGCAGCGTGAACCTGATGCTGATATCCGCAAGATGCTCATTGAAGCCATCATGCTG CTGACAGCCACTGCACCTGGGCGGCAGCAGGTGCGGGACCAGGGAACCTACCTGATCCTTCGAGAGCTGCATAGCTGGGAACCAGAGCCTGATGTGCGGTTGGCTTGTGAAAAGCTCATCCAG GTGCTAATTGGAGATGAGCCAGAATGTGGCATGGAAAACCTGCTGGAGGTGCAGGTGCCTGAGGATGTGGAACGACAGCTGCAGCAGCTGGACCGGGAGCAGCAGCAGCTGGCCCAAGAGTCAAGGGTGGAAGGGACTGCACCTACCTGA